In Corylus avellana chromosome ca8, CavTom2PMs-1.0, the genomic stretch AACTGGAGCAGTACTTGGCCCATTGACATCAACCTGTTGCGAAAACCCTTAGTACTAGGCTATGGCTCTCTGACAATCTTGTTATGTACAGaagaaaaatgcatttaacACACCTTATCAAAAATCGGAAATTCTGCTTTAAACCTTGTACAAGCAAACTGCTTGATTTCTGGGTTTGATCCAGGTTCTTGCCCACCAAACTGATTGCAAGGGAAAGCTAGAATTTCAAATCCTGCAATgagaaaacaatttaaaagtaTCACACTCATGAGAAAACAATTTCTTCCTTGACTTAGAAATTCTCCACGTGTGTGAAAGACGCATCAATAATAAATctcactctttctttttttaaggacTTCTCAGATGCTTTACAATGAAATGACTTAATTTTATCCTAAATTTATACAAAACAATGATGGATCAGATATGCATCAAAGGCGGCCATCTAACATTTGCAGGACCAATTAAACTTCCCACACCTATCATTTCTTCAGGACCACGTGTTGAGCAACTGCATCAGGGAACAGTGAGTGATGATGGgttgttttcatatttttaggACAACTTGATAGACAAATACAAACAATTTGACACACCCAAATCAGCCACAAACcttacataaataaatttattttttgataagtaattcaatcttattagaaaGTGCTTTCGGGAGCAACCCAATTACACATGGAGTATAAAAAAGATAGCACCaattagggagaaaaagaagaaaacaaattcagaaattctagaaaattagaAAGTGAGAACCATTGAAAGCAACCATCCCCCATTAAGAGTTTTGAACAAAATAACTTTTACTTCTATCACcgttctctcacaatcttcaaaatttgagcATAATGTTCTTTCCAAATACACCAAATCAAGCAAAGCAGAACTGTTCTCCAAACTTCCATATTATGATTGCTATCAAATTGGCCTCTCCAACTAGCCAACAAGTCCACCGCCTATTGGGGCACCACCTCCTCAATTAGTGGAGTGGAAGATGATTGACGGATTCTCCGCTCTTCTTggacatacaacaccaatccatcATTATGATgtgcatctttctttttttgataagcatGACGATCCTCTTTCTAAAGCTATCCAAAGTCAAAATCTTCCTTAGCACTGCTGTCTAAACAATGAATGTCACTCCCGAGAGGCCTTGTTTCTcaaaatgctcttccaagggatAGAAAATCCAGCATGAGGGCTAAGCACATTATAAAATGATTTGACCTCGAACATCCATCTTTTGGAAGGGATCCAAAATAAGTACTAGGAGTCATAATCAGTGCTGTCCTATTGACACTTAAAACATCAATActtcctttatctccatttcattGCCAtgaatacaaagaaaaagaagaaactttgTCACTTAAGGCTGTCTTTGGTTCCATACTCGAGTACATTTTCTGTTATTTGAATCACATAAATATGGGAACACAGGGAAAACTTgtttacaaattcaaaaaatgagCAATGGTGCATCCAACTCTTACTTCGACTAATAACACCAAAGCAGTAGCTAGACGCATGGACAAATTTCTGAAAGGTAAAAGATAAACAGCCCAACATGTTAATTGCAGTTCAATTGGGTGTAAGTGTCAATTTTCAAAAGATCTTAACACTAAAAATAACAGCACTATCCTCCATTTTCTGTAGCATACCTTGAGTTTTGTACTTCTCATATATGTGAGACAGTTCTGAGTAATTTGAAGGTGTCAAACCactgtgattaaaaaaaaaatccacaaattGAAATGAATATGATACATAGACTGGGATTTTAAATagtagacaaaataaaaaaggggaTAAACTTTGGCTGAAACACAAGTAGTCAAAGCTGCAAAATCATCAGTCAGGCGTGAATACCATTTTGAAGCGACATTGACAATCAAGAGAGCCTTCCCCTTAAACTTGCTAAGAGAAACATCCTTCCCATCAATATCCTGCGTCAACAACCTCCATACATAATAAGCACAATATAACTATATACTCACACGTTCATCCCCAAATTTGGTCATCGTGATCTTAAATTGTTAAAGACATAACAAAACCTCTCAGGAAGGAGATAGAGTTTCCATTGGTAACCTATTAATCTTATAATCGTACTCCAAGTTAAGTTTACAGCAATTTTTTCTCTAACTAATAAAGCCACACTAGAAAACACGAGTATGAACATTTCTTTACGAACTCAATGAAGAAATTAGTATGTTATTAAAATTGAATTCACTTCACATTGTACCATTCAAGACAAGATTCACATCTACTAATTGAAACCAACTAGAGACTTTCTCTTCACCACGAATTAGGCACTGCCAAGATACACGACAGAGTTACCACTTACCAGTTCTTAAAGTTTGGTTTTTTTCCTCTGTCACATCCAAATGCTGgaaattcacacacacacacatgtgaCAAGAATACTCACAAATGTTTATAATTAATCCAACACCCAATACCCACTGCCCATAACTCAAGTTCCTCACAGAAGAGTTTcaaacaaaataccaaaaacacTTACTTTGACAGTGAAATCATAGATAGTCTTCTCCGTTGCCGCTCTGGCGTTAACTCCGAAAGAACGAGATTTCAAGAGATACCCAAGAAGAGTTGATGATTGAAAAGAGAGCCCGTGTTGAAAAAGGGCTGATTTGGAGGACCCAAGTGAGGTTTTGATGGATGGGATCGAAAAAGCCATTGAAGGccatagagaagaagaagaagaagaagttgggTTTATTTTGGTTTGCATTAAACCATTAAAAGAAGCAGAGAAAGGTATGGCAGccatttttgtttccctttggAAATTCGGTGGCTTGGGACCGAAGAAGCTTTCTAGTTCAACGTGAatcctgctctctctctctcgctctctctccctctccctgaGAGTTACTTTAGTGGAAGTTATGGTTACACGTGGTCTTTTTGTCCGCCTGTTTTTTCTActcttctcttcctttcttttctaaGTTATCCAAACCAAAAGAATTACCgctctcttaaaaaaaaaaaaaccttaaaatattaaacactcttcatattattttcatattgtaTTATAGCAATATTTTGAATAAACTGTTTAAACTCTTACAAAAATACGAACTAAtttctcatttaaaaaattttcaagattaaaaagaaaaattagagtgAATGTTGGCTACCCTATgtagagaatgaatggttacaCGGTCATTCATGTCATGATCGGAGTGGATCCACATCTActcacttttt encodes the following:
- the LOC132189684 gene encoding phospholipid hydroperoxide glutathione peroxidase 1, chloroplastic-like is translated as MAAIPFSASFNGLMQTKINPTSSSSSSLWPSMAFSIPSIKTSLGSSKSALFQHGLSFQSSTLLGYLLKSRSFGVNARAATEKTIYDFTVKDIDGKDVSLSKFKGKALLIVNVASKCGLTPSNYSELSHIYEKYKTQGFEILAFPCNQFGGQEPGSNPEIKQFACTRFKAEFPIFDKVDVNGPSTAPVYQFLKSNAGGFLGDLIKWNFEKFLVDKNGKVVERYPPTTSPFQIEKDIQRVVAA